The Triticum aestivum cultivar Chinese Spring chromosome 5A, IWGSC CS RefSeq v2.1, whole genome shotgun sequence genomic sequence GAAAAGAGAGAATGTGCCAAATAAACGAACTATCATGGATTATTTGCTGCTACAAACATGCCTAAATAACACCATAAACATTTCAGGCATCGAAAAACATCAACAGAAAATAGGTTTTAAAACAGTTCCATAGTTTTTCTATTCCTTATTAGATTATATCTTTAACCTAGTAccaaactcaaatatgaaaaataacACTCTTATGCTCTATCCAAGCAAATGTAAGGTACTCATTTTCAAAGGTCTAACATAGCTCAGAAACGAGACTGCCATCTTCAACTCAAGCTAACAAGTGCCGTCACTGCATCGAATTCAGAGGTGCTTACACGGTCGAGAATCAAGAGTCTATGCATCATAGGATCCCATGTCTGACTAGTGAATGACTAACATTTATGTTTGCCTGAATATGTGCGGTTTCAAATATTAAGCATCATGCAGCCTTTATTAGTATTTCTACTGCGCACTAATGCATAAATGTGAACATGGTGTACTGTTGTGTGCGTGTAATTGTGTATCTCCTTTCAAGTATTACATCTCTCTTTCAGCCGTACTATATGCCCGTATTACAAAAGCATGTTACTGAGGATGTTTATAAAATACACATGATCATGTAACAGGTTGCCCTGGAAGGACATAACAGTTAACTTCATGCTATTTAACAAGGAAAACAACTCATCATGCAAAACTGTAAAGGTACGTGGTCACATTTCCCGTAAATCCATTTCGTCGGTTCTGGTTCCATAATTTGTCAATCGCGAACTATAGAAGAAAACTACAGCTGAGTTTCTAAGCTTACTTAACCTCTGTATCCAATCTACGACTATACGCCACGACCCCAGATAAAAATTCAAGATTAGTTAACAAGGAGCTCCAAATAGTGAAATAGGCTTTACCTATTCTCCTCGGAATGGGGGAGCACCGAAAGGAACTTTGCTGGAACAGAGACACCTGCCCACATGCATAAGGCAAGCcccaggagcagctgcatcatcaCCTGCACAACAGAAAGCACAGGTTATGCAACGTAAACAACAGGCTTAAGCTGAGGTATAAGCTTCTGCAATTTTCTGGGGATAACATGCCCGAATTATTAGTGCTAATAAATGGCCTTTTTACATAGAATTGTACTAAATCAGAAGCAGCCACCACAGAAAAAATTATCTATTGGGCATTTTGTTACTACTGTACAAATCATGGTTACACCTACATAATTACGAGCCCAACATATTGCGCGAAACTACGACTCCCAAGCTAGTCAAATATAGTACTTAGAAAGCAAGACTACGCAGCAGAATCTGAGTGTTACTTCCAGAAGGAGGAAGTGCACGTACATCCACTGGCGGCCGCGAGAACTCCTCTTCCGTGATCTTCAGCACCGCACGAtctgcagcaacaacaacaaaacaCAATCAGATCCTGGAACCTAGCGACCAACCCCAGCAGCAACCTTCATCGTAAACTTCGAGCTCTGTCATGATTCTGGAAAGCTCGGCTGTCCCAAATCTAAACGGGATCAGCACACAGGTCAATTCAAATCGCGACCTAGATCTGAACACTAGCAGTATAACCAACGACGGGGCAGCTCGAGAACCAGGGTCCGTCGGCCGAGGATCTGAGCGCGCGGCGCCGGGAATCGGAAACCCTCTACGGAGTTTTGCGCCACCCGCCAGTCACAAAATCGAAAATCACGCGTAAGGAGTAGGAGCGCGGTGTTACATTGGATGGTGGCGTAGGCGGCGTGGGCGAGGAGGGCGCCGCCGAGGATGCCGATGACGTAGCCGATCCCCATGGCGAGGCGACGCAAGGCCAGGCGAGCTGCttctccggccgccctctccttcctttGCGCTTCCGCTGAGACTGCTGCTTCCCCGATCTCGATTCTCGAATCCGGCTGCTCGATCCGGTGCGGTGTTCTGTTGTGCTGTTCACGCTGACGATGCAAGCTGACAGACAGGTGGGGCAGGGGACGGCTATGGTTGTGCGGCGAGAAGCCAAGTCCTTGTGACCTCCTCGGAGCTGACACGACGGCCCCACATGTCGGTCGCTGTAATTTTTTTGTGGGATTTTTTCATGGATTTAAGTTAGGATTTGCTATCCGGAATTTGCTTGTGAGTGTAGTTTGTTGTTGGACATGGAAAAAGATCTGAAAAACAAGGCATTTGAATCTCGTTGTGGTTAAAGGTTAACGAGGAAGTTACGTCGGCGTGGTGCCAATTGGAGCCGCTAGGCAACCTGGATTGTGTGCATCCGCGTGGTGTGAGTGGTCATGTGTTCTGGTTATGCCTGGCGTGTTACTCCCTCTCCGGATCTGTGCAGGTGGCGTTGTTGGCCTCAGTGATGGCGcgatgatacgtctctgtcgtatctatagtttttgattatataactttcacatattttgggcaatattttatatgatttattccAGTGCCCATTGCCacttcctgttttttgcatgttttttgtttcgcggaatatccatatcaaacgaagtccaaatgcaataaaattttacgaggaattattttggaatatatgtgattttttagacttggaatcaacgcaaatggaggcccacagcccccacaagacaccagggcacgcccaactgggttgtgctcacctcgtacgtcggttggatctctacttcgagcgcaaggaagcttatatccggaaaaaatcgtgttaaaatctcagcgcaatcggagttacggatctccggaaatataagaaacggttttcggccagaaaacaggagcgtgaaacagaagagaacagggagacagatccaatctcggaggggctctcgcccctccgccgtcaTGGAgggcatggaccagaggggaaaccctccgcccatctagggaggaggtcaaggaagaagaagaaggaagggggctctccccctctctcccggtggcgccggagtgccgccggggcaaggatcgggaCGACGatatacatcaacaatcttgctaccgtcaacaccaactttctccccctctatgcagcagtgtaacctctctattcccgCTGTATTTCTCTACTTAAAtaggtgctcaacactatatattattatccgatgatatgtggttatcctataatgtttgagtagatctgttttgttcTATGAGTTGTTCGGTGAAATTGCTATGTTTGGTTTAAAttacttgtggttatgttgttgtcctttggtgcccatcatatgagcgtgtgtGTGGATCACACAATAggtttagttgtatgttgataggactatgtattggagggccaGGGTGACagcagcttcagcctagcatagaaattgatgcatacgggattggagggggaccaatatatcttaaggctatatatggttgggttttaccttaatgaacgatagtagttgtagatgcttgctggagtttcaatcataagtgcatagattttcaagtaagggatgacatgctagcagtggcctctcccacataaaaaacttgctatcggtctagtaacgtagtcgattgcctagggacaaatcctTCTCTTGTGTTACAAAAGGCTATCTACTTtcattaccttgcaatttatttcaagttatattctcgcaaagtacttctaattttattcttgttcaaggtaaagcaaacgtcaagtgtgtgtagagttgtatcggtggtcgatataacttgaggaaatatttgttctacctttagctcctcgttgggttcaacactcttatttatcgaagaaggctacaaacgatcccctatacttgtgggttatcacgcggcTACGTGTTGCTGTTGGCGGTGTGGTGAGTTCACACATGGTGGTGGCGGGGTGATGTGCGTCGGCGCGTGCACGTCTCCATGGTGTTGTTGTGGCTCGATCAACATGCTCTCAGATCCGGCAGTCATGGTCTTCTTATGCTAGTGCAGCGGGCTTTTGCTCTTTATTGGCCATTGATAAGCTCCTTCCCCGAGGCTCTAGTAGGTGGAGGTGCTTAGGCTCTAGGCGAAAGTCTTGGTTCGACGGGGGTCGAAGAACACCGGCGACGATGCTTCTTGGAGTTGTCGCTGAAGAGTTCCTCCTTTTCACTAGACTGCGGCTTGTTGGTTCGAGGGTTGCCGTGGAGGTTGTTGGTGTGGCTGGCCTTATCCCAAGGCCCGGTGGGGGCTGGTGTGGATAGCTCTGGGTGGTTCGATGGGGATCGAAGGATACCATCGACGATGCTTCTTGAAGGCATCTGCGAAGAGCTCGCTCACACATCTCCGGGTTGTGGACATGCTGGTAATGGGGTTCGAGTTGGCTGTTGTTGGCTGGTGTGGGTGGCTCTGGGTGGTTCGATGGGGATCAAAGGATACCATCGACGATGCTTCTTGAAGGCATCTGCGAAGAGCTCGCTCACACATCTCCGGGTTGTGGACATGTTGGTAGTGGGGTTCGAGTTGGCTGTTGTTGGCATGGTTGTTGGCATGGTTGTGGAGTTTTTTACGCGGTTGTCCCTTGATCAATCGTGTGATGTGTGCGGCCTGATTTCCCTTATAAATGGGGCCactctgtttttgttttttgtttttttacgtGCAAGGTAGCAGCTTATAAATCACATGTTATTTTTATGCAACCAAACATCTTAAGGATTCGGCGATTCATAACACTATCTTTTTACATTCCTATGATTTTAGAACCATCGGACCAGGGAATCACCTAGGTGGAAAGAGCAATAGAAGAAGTTATGTATATGCTCTTTTGTCCAAAACATTTGTTGATGACCATAGATCATATTCAACTTGGTTAGAAAAAAATCTTTGTTTAATTTTCACTTAGACAAACCATTATAAAAAACCACACAATTACCCAACACACTAACAGGGTGCCAAAATTTTCTTACGTCCCCACTTCCTTTCTTCTACCAACGTTTTATCGTTCTCTCTGCTCCCACACGTGAGTGTATTCATTGACCTTATTTTCCCCTCTTCTCTTCATATGCCACTCTCCCTTACTTCCACATGAAGGCCCCGGTCTCCTTGCCAAGCATCCCTAACACTCAGGTTGCATTTGGTGGCATTGTAGATTCTCATAATCCCGGTTTTTTCTCTATCATAATTTTGTTGGACTCACTTTTGCCCATTTTAATATTAACTTTTCCACAGTAGATTAGAAATAAGCACATCACAACACAACTTAGCAACCAGAAACTAAACCTTAACGAGGCTACAACCAAACAACCATGGTGCCTGCCTATGCCCCCTATGGGATACCGCAATGCCATCCTAGGCAGGAAACATGCATTCATCACTGCAAACCCCAAGAGTATCTCCGACATTTTGTATGCCAGTTTGTGGATAAGAGTGTCAATGTTACCAACCGATAACATAACTGTATTGCAAGGTGCGCTACTGCAGAGGATCCCAAACCGTCACAGTTAATGTAGCAGAGTGCATCTTAAGTtgtcttttaagtttgaccaaattcATAGAAAAAATATGGATATTTACAATCTCGCGTACAATCAAACATTTTAAGGCATCTTCTTCTTTCTTGCTAAGGTAGAGCTGCATTTTTTTTTCACAAATGGTGGGTACAAAGTCACACACCCTGAAAGCCTGAAGCCACAGTCCGGAGAGACATCACACGCCGCTCCATCAGGAAGTTACGGACACAACAGAACCAAAAACGCTGTAAATCTGGAGAAGCTGGGTCGATTTATCTTGATCTCATTGTGCcttggccaagatatatattatTGCGTAGTTGCATTACAACTGTAGTTTCTTTCCCCCACAAAACCGATCTTTCTCCGTTCGCTTCACACGAATAGTTGTTCATACTAAATGTATATGGAACAAAATGGACACAACTGTAAACACTGGAACTATACAATGACGAATCATGCTTCAGCCATGACGTAATCAATGGCTTGCTTGCAGATTCCAGTCATTGTGGCCTCTGGTCCATAGACCTGCAGTGAATCGTTGAGCAAAATCAGCTCGTCTGTCATGAGGATGGGAATGGCCAAACAATTTCTTTTGGAATATACTAAATCCACAGCTAACAGACTCCCAGATCAAGTTTGAAATGGAACATATGAGTTCTGTGTTAGAGAAGCTGAGGTCTTCATTTCTCAATAAAAATAGGGGCTGTTTGCCCGTTTTCACCTAAAAGAGCTTACCTCAATTGGAAGACCAAGCTCTGATCCTAGAGCACGCATTTTGGCGAGTCCAGTTTGGTAGTTTGGACCACCTCTCCGAACATAAATGTTCACCCTTGCAGCCTTTAATTTGGATTCCTGGCACCAGATTTGGAAGCAAAGTAATAAGATGGGTGAGGGTTTCAATGTAGGCAGCTGAGTGGTTGGGAAATAGAACATCAATCCAACCAAATGGTCCAACTTACCTTCTCTCTTAAAGCCCGAATGATGCCACTGAATGTAGCAGCGACATCAGTGAAGTTTGCGATACCCCCTCCAATGAGAAGAGCCCTCTTGCGGCCATCAGGATCAGCAGTGGCACACTACACAGTTTCAAAATGATATTCAGAACAGAAAAGATGAACATAATATGCAGAACAAAGCTATAAGATTCCAGGTTCCTTACATCCAAAACCACTCTAGCATAATGCAAAACCTCCTCCTCTTTGGGAGCTCCACTGTACTCGGC encodes the following:
- the LOC123102534 gene encoding membrane magnesium transporter, with protein sequence MGIGYVIGILGGALLAHAAYATIQYRAVLKITEEEFSRPPVDVMMQLLLGLALCMWAGVSVPAKFLSVLPHSEENRIVSLPANLDFMIFNHRGRALPSDADLKLKI